A genome region from Arachis duranensis cultivar V14167 chromosome 8, aradu.V14167.gnm2.J7QH, whole genome shotgun sequence includes the following:
- the LOC107461275 gene encoding cyclin-D3-2, which produces MAPYHLQDALYCSEEEDELEQDEGSGLVEGDMFWDDEELAWMLAREEQHTTHTPLCFQLESARREAVEWILKVSSHYSFSPLTSLLAANYLHRFLFTFSSINNLNKPWMTQLAAVASLSLAAKLEETHLPHLLDLQVEDCRYVFEAKTIKRMEILVLSTLRWKMNPVTPLSFLDYITRRLGLFNSNDFLTRSQSLLLSTLPDSRFMSYLPSVVATATMMHVLNGVEQRNQVVRILGTKKEKVDECLKLIWEQGNKKRKFGWVPDSPNGVMDVSFTSASDDSSNDSWPLLLANNNNNNNNVSSLSSSPEPKKNRTLLNPPNSSHFI; this is translated from the exons ATGGCTCCCTACCATCTCCAAGACGCTCTATACTGCTcagaggaagaggatgaattaGAACAAGATGAGGGTTCCGGGTTGGTAGAAGGGGACATGTTTTGGGATGATGAGGAGCTTGCGTGGATGCTGGCCAGGGAAGAACAACACACAACACACACCCCTCTCTGCTTCCAATTGGAGTCTGCTCGCAGAGAGGCGGTGGAGTGGATACTCAAAGTCAGCTCACATTACTCCTTCTCTCCTCTCACTTCTCTTCTTGCCGCCAACTACCTTCACAGGTTCCTCTTCACTTTCTCCTCCATTAACAATCTCAATAAGCCATGGATGACTCAGCTGGCTGCCGTCGCTTCTCTCTCACTCGCTGCCAAGCTTGAAGAGACTCATCTCCCCCACTTACTAGACCTCCAA GTGGAGGATTGCAGATACGTGTTCGAAGCCAAAACCATCAAAAGGATGGAGATTTTGGTGCTTTCAACTCTCCGATGGAAGATGAATCCCGTCACTCCTCTCTCTTTTCTCGACTATATCACACGAAGACTTGGATTATTCAACTCCAACGACTTCCTCACCAGATCCCAATCCCTTCTTCTATCTACCCTTCCAG ATAGCAGGTTCATGAGTTACCTTCCTTCTGTGGTGGCAACTGCCACAATGATGCACGTGTTGAATGGCGTGGAGCAGCGAAACCAGGTGGTACGCATTCTCGGAACGAAGAAAGAGAAGGTGGATGAATGCTTGAAGCTGATATGGGAACAGGGGAACAAGAAACGCAAGTTTGGATGGGTTCCAGATAGTCCAAACGGCGTCATGGATGTGTCGTTTACCTCTGCCTCTGATGATAGCTCCAATGATTCATGGCCTCTACTActtgctaataataataataataacaacaatgttTCTTCCCTCTCATCCTCACCGGAACCTAAGAAGAATAGGACTCTACTAAACCCTCCCAACTCATCCCATTTCATTTAG
- the LOC127741218 gene encoding uncharacterized protein LOC127741218, with product MARNFYDMFNEALYGKRRRQDNTLIDNWIDECLLEDSEEEDIDRSSIPTTRRWINRDREAGHDRLFQDYFADESVYNANIFRRRFRMRRHVFLWIVDALSNVYPYFQQSVDATGRRDLSPLQKCTAAIRILAYGVVADVVDGYVRIGKSTTIECLEKFVEGVISVFEDEYLRKSNPNDVALTACIGNEKIVQRRGKVFSGSNNDINVLDRSPVFDDILNDRAPEMVFILNGPLLSNQSQSHKGEKRKLFAQYQEGQKKDVERAFGVLQACFAIIRGPARFWEKKKLANIMRACIILHNMIVEDERDAYAGNFAQDLEYDDVENGLSQP from the exons ATGGCTAGAAATTTTTATGATATGTTTAATGAGGCATTGTATGGCAAAAGAAGACGGCAAGATAACACACTCATAGATAATTGGATCGATGAGTGTTTACTCGAagattcagaagaagaagatatcgaTAGAAGCTCTATCCCAACTACTCGTAGATGGATCAACAGAGATAGAGAAGCAGGACATGATCGCCTTTTCCAAGATTACTTTGCAGATGAATCGGTGTATAATGCTAACATTTTCCGACGAAGATTTCGAATGAGAAGACATGTGTTCCTTTGGATAGTAGACGCTCTCTCAAATGTCTATCCGTATTTTCAACAGAGTGTTGatgcaactggaagaagagaCTTGTCGCCACTCCAAAAATGTACCGCTGCGATACGGATATTAGCATATGGCGTAGTAGCTGATGTTGTTGATGGTTATGTGCGCATAGGCAAAAGCACTACAATTGAATGCTTggaaaaatttgttgaaggtgTCATTTCGGTATTCGAGGATGAATACTTGCGAAAATCCAATCCAAATGACGTAGCATTGACTGCATGCATTGGCAATGAAAAAATTGTCCAAAGGCGTGGAAAGGTAT TTTCTGGTTCAAATAATGATATCAATGTGTTAGATCGTTCTCCAGTGTTCGATGATATTCTAAATGACCGTGCTCCGGAG ATGGTATTTATCCTGAATGGGCCACTTTTATCAAATCAATCTCAAAGTCACAAGGGGGAGAAACGCAAGTTATTTGCACAATACCAAGAAGGGCAAAAAAAAGATGTGGAGCGAGCATTCGGAGTGTTGCAAGCATGCTTTGCAATTATACGTGGTCCAGCTCGTTTTTgggaaaagaagaagcttgccaaCATAATGAGAGCTTGTATTATATTGCATAATATGATTGTTGAGGATGAAAGAGACGCTTATGCAGGAAATTTTGCTCAAGACTTAGAGTATGATGATGTCGAAAATGGTTTATCACAACCTTAA